A portion of the uncultured Fibrobacter sp. genome contains these proteins:
- a CDS encoding class I SAM-dependent DNA methyltransferase, with translation MAKVAKAKKSVPEKSVEASLWESANKLRGSVEPAEYKHVVLSLIFLKFASDKFEEQREKLIAAGRQKYVEMPEFYNKDNVFYLEETSRWSFIIEHARQSDIALLIDTALANIEKKNKALRGALPDNYFSRLQLDTAKLAALISDIDGIDTIKDKEQDVVGRVYEYFLGKFAIAEGKGKGEFYTPKTIVGLIAEMIEPYRGKIYDPCCGSGGMFVQSMKFIEAHHGNKREVSVYGQEYTGTTYKLAKMNLAIRGISGNLGDKPADTFAEDQHKDLKADFIMANPPFNQKSWRAENELLDDPRWKGYTVPPTSNANYGWILNILSKLSENGVAGFLLSNGALSGEGDEQQIRKELLQNDKVEAILILPRNMFYSTDISVTLWILNNNKTAREVKVGDAMRKYRNRKGEVLFMDLRQMGEPFEKKYTQFSAEDIAKISGTYHKWQTQKIKDEPEYCATATLKEIEAKNWSLVPSKYIEFKNRDEAVNVDEKMRELQAEMRTLLKAEKESEKELAKVFKNLGFEL, from the coding sequence ATGGCAAAAGTTGCAAAGGCGAAGAAGTCCGTCCCCGAAAAGTCCGTAGAGGCCTCCCTCTGGGAGTCTGCGAACAAGTTGCGCGGTAGCGTGGAACCCGCCGAATACAAGCACGTGGTGCTTTCGCTTATCTTCCTCAAGTTTGCAAGCGACAAGTTCGAGGAACAGCGCGAAAAGCTCATCGCCGCCGGCCGCCAGAAATACGTGGAAATGCCCGAGTTCTACAACAAGGACAACGTCTTTTACCTAGAAGAAACTTCCCGCTGGAGCTTTATCATCGAGCACGCCCGCCAAAGCGACATTGCGCTGCTGATCGATACCGCACTTGCGAACATCGAAAAGAAGAACAAGGCATTGCGCGGGGCGCTCCCTGACAACTATTTCTCGCGCCTGCAACTCGACACCGCAAAACTCGCGGCGCTCATCAGCGACATCGACGGCATCGACACCATCAAGGACAAAGAACAGGATGTCGTTGGTCGCGTCTATGAATATTTCCTCGGCAAGTTCGCCATCGCCGAAGGCAAGGGCAAGGGCGAATTCTATACGCCCAAGACAATTGTCGGGCTCATCGCCGAAATGATTGAACCCTACCGCGGCAAGATTTACGACCCCTGCTGCGGTTCGGGCGGCATGTTCGTGCAAAGCATGAAGTTTATCGAGGCGCACCACGGCAACAAGCGCGAAGTCTCCGTATATGGCCAGGAATACACCGGCACCACGTACAAACTAGCGAAGATGAACCTCGCCATCCGCGGCATCTCCGGCAACCTGGGCGACAAACCTGCCGACACCTTTGCCGAAGACCAGCACAAGGATTTGAAAGCCGACTTTATCATGGCGAACCCGCCGTTCAATCAGAAATCGTGGCGTGCCGAAAACGAACTCCTCGATGACCCGCGCTGGAAAGGCTACACCGTGCCGCCCACGAGCAACGCGAACTACGGCTGGATTCTGAACATCCTCTCAAAACTCTCCGAAAACGGCGTGGCAGGCTTTTTGCTCAGTAACGGGGCCCTCAGCGGCGAAGGCGACGAACAGCAAATCCGCAAGGAACTTTTGCAGAACGACAAGGTCGAGGCAATCCTCATTCTGCCCCGCAACATGTTCTATTCCACCGACATCAGCGTGACGCTCTGGATTCTGAACAACAACAAGACCGCCCGCGAAGTCAAGGTCGGCGATGCCATGCGCAAGTACCGTAACCGCAAAGGTGAAGTGCTCTTTATGGACCTGCGCCAGATGGGCGAACCCTTCGAAAAGAAATACACCCAGTTCAGCGCCGAGGACATCGCAAAAATCAGCGGCACCTACCACAAGTGGCAAACGCAGAAAATCAAGGACGAACCCGAATACTGCGCCACCGCCACCCTCAAGGAAATCGAGGCGAAAAACTGGTCGCTCGTGCCGAGCAAGTACATCGAATTCAAGAACCGCGACGAGGCCGTGAACGTTGACGAAAAGATGCGCGAACTCCAGGCGGAAATGCGCACCCTCCTCAAGGCCGAAAAAGAAAGCGAAAAGGAA